From the genome of Hyphomonas adhaerens MHS-3, one region includes:
- a CDS encoding TIGR02301 family protein, producing the protein MIEAPFIGHNEDIKFVFYILEPRLDAGKSLFMNKARFHVVLLSALMVCGASAAQSSLPMRGPDYFRDASDLAGVLGSAHAIRVRCNGRDDQYWRQYMSDMLSYEAPNRGNLRSSLVAQFNTSYQDTTRDYLKCDNRAVEAEARFAREGQEITARMAMHYFPKKPD; encoded by the coding sequence ATGATAGAAGCGCCCTTCATCGGTCATAATGAGGACATCAAGTTTGTGTTCTACATCCTTGAGCCGAGGCTGGATGCGGGCAAAAGTCTTTTCATGAACAAGGCACGTTTTCATGTCGTCCTGCTTAGCGCCCTGATGGTCTGCGGCGCAAGCGCTGCGCAATCCAGCCTGCCGATGCGCGGACCGGACTATTTCCGCGATGCCTCTGATCTGGCTGGGGTGCTGGGCTCCGCCCACGCGATCCGGGTGCGCTGCAATGGCAGGGATGACCAGTACTGGCGGCAATACATGTCCGACATGCTGAGCTATGAGGCGCCGAATCGCGGCAATTTGCGCTCCAGCCTGGTGGCGCAGTTCAACACTTCCTACCAGGATACCACCCGCGACTATCTGAAATGCGACAACCGCGCGGTGGAAGCCGAAGCGCGCTTTGCCCGCGAAGGCCAGGAAATTACTGCACGCATGGCGATGCACTATTTCCCGAAAAAGCCGGATTAG
- a CDS encoding GIY-YIG nuclease family protein: MKGTTAFEAARGILDAAALEGHWVIPGALGGLEGKKGAYVLLVLLDKALPVGAGRQKTGHLSPGMYAYAGSAYGPGGLAARIRRHFRADKKVHWHIDRLTLEASGLAAFIVEHGDECQLARTLLETGCAEVALEGFGSTDCLTCSSHLMTIA, from the coding sequence ATGAAAGGCACCACAGCCTTCGAGGCCGCGCGGGGCATCCTAGATGCAGCCGCACTCGAGGGACACTGGGTCATTCCCGGTGCATTGGGCGGGCTGGAAGGCAAAAAGGGCGCCTACGTCTTGCTGGTGCTGTTGGACAAGGCGCTTCCGGTCGGGGCAGGCCGGCAGAAAACGGGTCACTTGTCGCCGGGCATGTATGCCTACGCCGGCAGCGCCTACGGACCAGGCGGTCTCGCGGCACGCATCAGGCGCCACTTCAGGGCAGACAAGAAAGTTCACTGGCACATTGACCGGCTAACCCTGGAGGCGAGCGGCCTTGCCGCTTTCATCGTGGAGCATGGTGATGAGTGCCAACTCGCCCGGACCCTGCTGGAAACAGGCTGCGCGGAAGTTGCGCTGGAAGGGTTCGGCAGCACGGACTGTCTGACCTGCAGCAGTCATTTGATGACAATCGCCTGA
- the soxR gene encoding redox-sensitive transcriptional activator SoxR: protein MKQGLSIGDVARRTGLSVSAIRFYESRGLVKPDRRPSGQREFARADIRRLSFILVAQQMGLTIEEIRDVLGQLPEHRAPTKADWTRISQRFRQRLDDHIAMVERLRDRLDGCIGCGCLSLKTCKLYNPDDRARSAGAGPRFVMTGEKVG from the coding sequence ATGAAACAGGGGCTCTCTATCGGAGATGTCGCGCGTCGCACCGGGCTTTCGGTTTCAGCGATCCGATTTTACGAATCCCGCGGTCTGGTGAAGCCTGACCGCCGGCCCTCCGGCCAGCGGGAGTTTGCCCGCGCCGACATACGCCGTTTGTCCTTCATTCTGGTCGCCCAGCAGATGGGTCTGACCATCGAGGAGATCCGGGATGTCCTCGGTCAATTGCCAGAGCACCGGGCGCCCACCAAGGCCGACTGGACGCGTATCAGTCAGCGCTTTCGCCAACGCCTCGACGATCACATCGCCATGGTGGAGCGGCTGCGCGACCGGCTGGACGGCTGCATTGGCTGCGGCTGTCTCAGCCTGAAGACCTGCAAGCTCTACAATCCCGACGACCGCGCGCGAAGCGCCGGTGCAGGACCCCGCTTCGTGATGACGGGAGAGAAGGTAGGATGA
- a CDS encoding VOC family protein has product MKPALFEHVNVTVSDPKKTAAMLVDLFGWHVRWEGPSKYDGYTVHVGTDDEYIALYALPKQDRPEQESYYRTGAVNHFGILVDDLDAAEQRILKSGLKTHSHQTYDPGSRFYFHDHDGIEWEVVSYA; this is encoded by the coding sequence ATGAAACCCGCCCTGTTTGAACATGTAAATGTGACGGTCTCCGACCCGAAGAAAACCGCCGCCATGCTGGTGGACCTGTTCGGCTGGCATGTGCGCTGGGAAGGCCCGTCAAAATATGACGGCTACACTGTCCATGTCGGCACCGATGACGAGTACATCGCCCTGTACGCCCTTCCGAAGCAGGACCGGCCGGAGCAGGAAAGCTATTACCGCACCGGCGCGGTGAACCATTTCGGCATCCTGGTGGACGATCTGGACGCCGCCGAACAACGGATCCTGAAGTCCGGCCTGAAAACGCACAGCCACCAGACCTATGATCCCGGCAGCCGGTTCTACTTCCACGACCATGATGGCATCGAATGGGAGGTCGTCAGCTATGCTTGA